In Brevibacillus brevis NBRC 100599, a single genomic region encodes these proteins:
- the tkt gene encoding transketolase translates to MTQHTSVDQLSINTIRTLAIDAIEKANSGHPGMPMGAAPMAHVLWSRFMKVNPSNPKWIDRDRFVLSAGHGSMLLYSMLHLMKYDVSLEDLHNFRQWGSKTPGHPEFGHTAGVDATTGPLGQGIAMAVGMAMAEKHMAAVYNRDNFDIVDHYTYVICGDGDLMEGVSSEASSLAAHLKLGKMIVLYDSNDISLDGELSRSFSENVAGRYQAYGWQYIRVEDGNDLAAIDAAIAEAKKDLDRPTLIEVKTVIGYGSPNKGGSSSSHGAPLGKDEVKLTKANYEWHHESEFHVPQEVTDFFAGLADAGEKAEAAWRDLFAAYAKAYPELALQFTTAEEGHLPAGWDNHMPTYEAGAKLATRVASGNAINALANSVPFFLGGSADLAHSNNTVIKEAGNFLPGSYDGRNIWFGVREFAMGAALNGMALHGGVKVYGGTFFVFSDYVRPAIRLSALMKQPVVYVFTHDSIAVGEDGPTHEPIEQLASLRAMPGLTILRPSDAVETNEAWKYAVSRTDEPVVLVLTRQNLPVLPETIEKAAEGVSKGAYVLADAPSGNPQLILLATGSEVSLVMQAREQLLAKGIETRVVSMPSWNLFERQPKEYRDAVIPPSVKARVAVEMGSPMGWERYAGDNGTVIAIDQFGASAPGERIMKEYGFTVENVVAEAEKLLK, encoded by the coding sequence ATGACTCAGCATACGTCTGTTGATCAGCTATCCATTAATACCATCCGCACGCTGGCGATTGATGCCATCGAGAAGGCGAATTCCGGTCACCCGGGAATGCCGATGGGTGCAGCGCCTATGGCACATGTACTGTGGAGCCGCTTTATGAAAGTAAATCCGAGCAATCCAAAATGGATTGACCGCGACCGTTTTGTCCTCTCAGCAGGACATGGCTCTATGCTATTATACTCGATGTTGCATCTGATGAAATACGATGTTTCACTGGAAGACCTACATAATTTCCGTCAATGGGGCAGCAAAACGCCTGGTCACCCTGAGTTTGGACATACAGCGGGTGTTGACGCGACAACGGGTCCTTTGGGACAAGGGATCGCGATGGCTGTCGGTATGGCGATGGCTGAAAAGCACATGGCAGCTGTTTACAACCGCGACAATTTTGACATCGTTGACCATTACACATACGTAATTTGCGGCGACGGTGACCTGATGGAGGGTGTATCCAGCGAGGCTTCTTCCCTGGCTGCTCACCTGAAACTGGGCAAAATGATCGTGCTCTACGATTCGAACGATATCTCTCTGGATGGCGAGCTTTCCCGTTCCTTCTCTGAAAACGTTGCGGGTCGCTACCAAGCGTATGGTTGGCAATACATTCGCGTAGAAGACGGCAATGATCTGGCTGCTATTGACGCGGCTATCGCAGAAGCGAAAAAAGATTTGGACCGTCCTACCTTGATCGAAGTAAAAACTGTCATTGGATACGGTAGCCCGAACAAAGGCGGCTCCAGCTCTTCTCATGGCGCTCCTCTTGGAAAAGACGAAGTGAAGCTGACAAAAGCAAACTACGAGTGGCATCATGAAAGTGAGTTCCACGTACCACAAGAAGTGACGGATTTCTTTGCAGGCTTGGCTGACGCTGGCGAAAAAGCAGAAGCTGCTTGGCGCGACCTGTTTGCTGCATACGCAAAAGCGTATCCGGAACTGGCGCTGCAATTTACGACTGCAGAAGAAGGTCATCTGCCTGCTGGTTGGGACAACCATATGCCGACGTATGAAGCTGGCGCAAAGCTGGCGACACGCGTTGCTTCTGGTAATGCGATCAATGCATTGGCAAACAGCGTTCCGTTCTTCCTGGGCGGCTCTGCTGACTTGGCACATTCCAACAACACGGTGATTAAAGAAGCTGGCAACTTCCTGCCAGGTTCTTATGATGGCCGGAACATTTGGTTTGGTGTTCGCGAATTCGCGATGGGTGCAGCCCTCAACGGTATGGCTCTCCACGGTGGCGTTAAAGTATACGGGGGTACATTCTTCGTGTTCTCCGACTACGTTCGTCCGGCGATTCGCCTCTCTGCACTAATGAAGCAGCCAGTTGTCTACGTATTTACACATGACTCGATCGCGGTTGGTGAAGACGGACCGACGCATGAGCCGATTGAACAGCTCGCTTCCTTGCGTGCAATGCCAGGCTTGACCATTCTTCGTCCGTCTGATGCAGTGGAGACGAACGAGGCTTGGAAATATGCTGTATCCCGTACAGATGAGCCAGTCGTTCTGGTACTGACTCGTCAAAACCTGCCAGTTCTGCCTGAAACCATTGAGAAAGCGGCAGAAGGCGTGAGCAAAGGTGCGTATGTTCTCGCAGACGCTCCAAGCGGCAATCCGCAGCTCATCCTGCTCGCAACTGGATCTGAGGTATCCCTCGTGATGCAGGCGCGTGAGCAATTGCTTGCGAAAGGTATTGAAACACGAGTTGTTTCCATGCCGAGCTGGAACCTGTTCGAGCGTCAGCCAAAAGAGTATCGAGACGCTGTGATTCCACCGTCTGTCAAAGCGCGTGTGGCGGTAGAAATGGGCTCTCCAATGGGCTGGGAGCGTTATGCTGGTGATAACGGTACGGTCATCGCAATCGATCAGTTTGGCGCATCTGCACCAGGTGAGCGTATCATGAAGGAATACGGCTTCACGGTAGAAAATGTTGTAGCTGAAGCAGAAAAACTGCTGAAATAG
- a CDS encoding NUDIX hydrolase, producing the protein MLKERFAMQVAVHLFLVKDSQVLLLRRYNTGYEDGNYSVPAGHLDGNEEVKTAAIREAKEECGIDIDPASLEMVGVMHRLSTDERIDFFVATTEWRGEIINAEPNKCDELVWVDMDKLPPNVIPYVRQALLNFRRKEWFDSFGWERAIRVE; encoded by the coding sequence ATGCTGAAAGAGCGCTTCGCGATGCAGGTAGCCGTTCACCTTTTCCTGGTAAAAGATTCGCAAGTCTTGTTATTACGCCGCTACAATACCGGCTACGAAGACGGCAATTACAGTGTTCCCGCCGGACATCTCGATGGGAATGAAGAAGTGAAGACAGCCGCGATCCGCGAGGCCAAAGAAGAATGCGGAATTGACATCGATCCAGCGAGCCTGGAGATGGTAGGCGTCATGCATCGGCTCTCTACAGATGAACGCATTGACTTTTTTGTTGCGACCACCGAATGGCGCGGAGAAATTATCAATGCCGAGCCGAATAAATGCGATGAGCTCGTATGGGTGGACATGGATAAATTACCCCCGAACGTCATTCCTTATGTGAGACAAGCTCTCTTGAACTTTAGACGTAAAGAGTGGTTTGACAGCTTTGGCTGGGAGCGTGCCATTCGAGTGGAATAA
- a CDS encoding FGGY family carbohydrate kinase, which yields MEKYLLSIDQGTTGTKVLLVNRHGRVVAESYQKHTQSYPQSGWVEHNPEEIWEKVLMGVADVMLKGRIEPEQVEAVGLANQGETVLFWDSVSGEPLYPAVVWSCRRSDQIAERWKADGEWAKKVAEKTGLLIDPYFSATKIRWMMEEVPLVREKIRQRQAFCSTLDSWLIWQMTGGASYVTDASTAARTLLFAHRQGNWDEEILRYLEIEEDWLPQIRSTVGSFSRTNPDQFCGIQAPILVNQVDQPAALYGHLCIEPGMSKCTYGTGCFAYMNVGNEPPATNESGLLTTLVWKRGAQQTYALDGAIYAAGSAVEWGKEQLGLYKDIEELQRWSEQWYEQLHKGEAPTNLLFIPALNGIGTPYWNSEARGVFLGLSQHTDRPLMAKAILEGIAHRVADVFVTMEQAVGQKISVLRVDGGLTQNPYLMQFQADLLGVPVEVPQSHETTAMGIAFLLGEECGWWSVKDLEARMKVGRRYEPTLDESVRKKLRARWNKAVHLLLQVSEG from the coding sequence ATGGAGAAGTATTTGCTGTCGATCGACCAGGGAACAACTGGGACCAAGGTGCTGTTGGTCAACCGCCATGGACGAGTTGTTGCTGAAAGCTATCAGAAGCATACGCAATCTTATCCACAGTCCGGATGGGTGGAGCATAATCCAGAGGAGATCTGGGAAAAGGTCTTGATGGGAGTGGCCGACGTGATGCTCAAGGGACGTATCGAGCCTGAGCAGGTGGAAGCGGTAGGTCTGGCTAATCAGGGGGAAACGGTCCTCTTTTGGGATTCGGTCAGCGGGGAGCCGCTTTATCCGGCTGTCGTCTGGTCTTGCCGCCGCTCCGATCAAATCGCCGAGCGTTGGAAGGCGGATGGTGAGTGGGCAAAGAAGGTAGCCGAGAAAACCGGACTTTTGATTGACCCGTATTTTTCTGCGACCAAAATCAGATGGATGATGGAGGAAGTGCCTCTGGTGCGAGAAAAGATTCGACAGCGGCAGGCCTTTTGCAGCACGCTTGATTCTTGGCTGATCTGGCAGATGACAGGAGGCGCCTCGTATGTAACCGATGCTTCGACTGCTGCCCGAACGCTGTTGTTTGCCCATCGGCAGGGGAATTGGGATGAGGAAATATTGCGGTATTTGGAAATAGAGGAGGACTGGCTGCCGCAGATTCGTTCAACCGTTGGTTCTTTTAGTCGTACGAATCCGGATCAATTTTGCGGCATTCAAGCACCGATTCTCGTCAACCAGGTGGATCAACCAGCCGCCCTTTACGGTCATCTCTGCATAGAGCCGGGGATGTCCAAATGCACGTATGGCACGGGTTGCTTCGCTTACATGAACGTCGGAAACGAGCCGCCTGCTACGAATGAGAGCGGACTCTTGACGACGCTTGTCTGGAAACGCGGGGCACAACAGACTTATGCGCTTGATGGAGCGATTTATGCGGCGGGGTCTGCTGTCGAATGGGGAAAGGAGCAGCTTGGACTGTATAAGGATATAGAAGAGCTACAACGGTGGTCGGAGCAGTGGTATGAACAACTACACAAGGGGGAAGCCCCAACCAATCTTTTATTTATCCCGGCATTGAATGGGATCGGCACGCCGTACTGGAACTCGGAGGCCAGAGGGGTGTTTCTCGGACTCTCTCAGCATACGGACCGACCGTTAATGGCAAAAGCGATTCTGGAAGGGATCGCTCACCGTGTAGCGGATGTGTTTGTCACAATGGAACAGGCGGTCGGACAAAAGATTTCGGTCTTGCGCGTAGATGGGGGCTTGACGCAAAATCCGTATTTGATGCAGTTTCAGGCAGATCTGCTAGGTGTTCCGGTTGAGGTGCCCCAGAGCCATGAAACAACAGCGATGGGCATTGCGTTTCTGCTTGGGGAAGAGTGCGGCTGGTGGTCGGTGAAAGACTTGGAAGCGCGAATGAAGGTAGGGCGTCGCTATGAGCCGACACTTGATGAATCGGTGAGGAAAAAACTGCGTGCTCGCTGGAACAAGGCGGTTCACCTTCTGTTACAAGTAAGCGAAGGGTAA
- a CDS encoding APC family permease, with the protein MVKQSVQVNDSQDMQTYHYKQELRRTLKLFSSFAVAFSFISITTGIFSNYGFVLSTAGPAGIWTWPIVTIGHLLVAIIFAELAGRIPLSGYSYQWVTRLANPGLGWFAGWIAFCFLVIVVPTVDYALAPIIAEMFGWDTGSKTLVWIVIGTLVVQALLNIYGVKLATRINDIAVYTEVIGMVGIVVVLGAVVMYKGANWNMLTEIGTTATQSDGSYLGAFIMAALMGSFTLVGFEAAANLSEETINAKKTVPRAMILSVLLSGVIGFLLLIVISVAITDLPTVLGVANPIPYILQASLGSAVSSFFLVLCLISIFACGLIIMASASRLIYALSRDNVFFASSIFKKVSPQTSVPTNAVLLVFVLGMLAVLFADSLTLLVGATSVLPALLYLTTIAAYAWKRKELPKSKHFDLGKWRTPLTFLAIAWLIFEIGILTIPENFHSVAIVAATLLAVGVILYHLLFRKGIREGRIGIRDRTFGFGEEKEDHSA; encoded by the coding sequence ATGGTGAAGCAATCGGTACAAGTAAATGATTCGCAAGATATGCAAACGTATCATTATAAGCAAGAATTGAGACGGACATTAAAATTGTTCAGTTCGTTTGCCGTCGCGTTTTCTTTCATTTCCATTACAACAGGTATTTTTAGCAATTATGGATTTGTGCTGAGTACAGCTGGGCCGGCTGGTATTTGGACCTGGCCGATTGTAACCATAGGGCATTTGTTAGTGGCGATTATTTTTGCAGAGCTGGCTGGAAGAATTCCATTGAGCGGTTATTCCTATCAATGGGTGACACGTCTTGCCAACCCGGGGCTGGGTTGGTTTGCTGGCTGGATTGCCTTTTGTTTTCTCGTTATCGTGGTTCCAACCGTCGACTATGCGCTGGCGCCCATCATTGCCGAGATGTTTGGTTGGGATACAGGCTCCAAGACGCTAGTCTGGATCGTGATTGGTACCCTAGTCGTGCAAGCTTTATTAAACATTTATGGAGTGAAGCTAGCAACTCGCATTAACGATATCGCCGTGTACACCGAAGTGATCGGTATGGTTGGGATCGTTGTAGTGCTGGGGGCAGTTGTGATGTACAAAGGGGCAAATTGGAACATGCTGACCGAGATCGGTACCACTGCCACTCAATCAGATGGTTCGTACCTAGGCGCTTTTATCATGGCTGCCCTGATGGGTTCCTTTACATTAGTAGGTTTCGAGGCTGCTGCGAATCTCTCCGAGGAGACGATCAATGCGAAGAAAACGGTTCCTCGTGCGATGATTTTATCCGTATTACTAAGTGGTGTGATCGGTTTCTTACTGTTGATCGTCATTTCTGTTGCCATTACTGATTTGCCGACTGTGCTTGGTGTAGCGAATCCGATTCCGTACATATTGCAAGCAAGTCTTGGCTCTGCTGTATCCAGCTTTTTTCTGGTGCTTTGCCTCATTTCCATCTTCGCGTGCGGCTTGATCATCATGGCTTCCGCTTCCCGCCTCATCTATGCGTTGTCACGCGACAATGTATTCTTCGCTTCCTCCATCTTCAAGAAGGTATCACCTCAGACTTCCGTACCAACAAACGCAGTTTTACTCGTTTTCGTGCTAGGCATGCTCGCGGTGCTATTCGCAGATTCCTTGACCCTTCTGGTAGGGGCAACCTCAGTTCTGCCTGCCCTTCTCTATCTGACAACGATTGCGGCTTATGCATGGAAACGCAAGGAACTGCCCAAATCGAAGCACTTTGATCTAGGAAAATGGCGCACACCGCTCACGTTCCTAGCGATTGCATGGCTGATCTTTGAAATTGGCATTTTGACTATTCCGGAAAACTTCCATAGCGTAGCGATCGTAGCAGCTACCTTGCTGGCAGTTGGTGTGATTTTGTATCATCTGCTGTTCCGCAAAGGGATTAGGGAGGGCCGTATCGGTATAAGAGACAGAACATTCGGATTTGGTGAAGAGAAAGAAGATCATTCCGCCTAG